In Zingiber officinale cultivar Zhangliang chromosome 3A, Zo_v1.1, whole genome shotgun sequence, the DNA window attaaaatattattttagtttGGAAGAGAGAGAAATTAAAGAAAATGCATGGGAGTAATAAAAAGTAGatattatatatatagagagagaaaataataaaaaagtagaagaggaaataaaataataaaaaataaagataatataaattttagaatagttaatgtagtgtgtagtgaagaatgattgtctaaatttaataaagtgaatagtttattttaaattttagaaatatcatAGAGATACTGATGAGAATATTCTTAGAgtgttaataaaaatatttattgatgaatttggttTATGAATATTGTTCACTAAGCATGCGTGCATGGGCGCACTTGTTTGTTTAGAGTGAGATgtttatgtttgtttatttaataaACAAGTTATTATTAAGTCGAATACTAAATTTAGTAACGAAGATTTGGTCTATTAATTTACCATCCTAATTGAATGGAATGCCCCGACATCTaaattaaaacaaaaacaaaaaacaaaaaacaaaaaaaaaacgtcACTCATTCTTGAGTGCAAGTTAAGTAACCAAGAGTTAGAATTTATCTTCTAACATCATCATAAGCGTTTGGTCAACTAATTATCCTATAAGAAGATCTACGAGCCAGCGACACCCAAAGAAAAGAAGCAAGAAAACTAAGGAAAGGAAATGGCGAATGAGGATAGGATGAACCACTATTTGCATCCTGATCACCACTTGGTGCATGTGCACATGGAGTCGGATTTCTTGTGTAGCGGGTGCAAGGTCGAAGGACACGGAGTTCGCTATCGGTGCCACGAGTGTGACTTCAACCTCCATGAGCACTGTGCCCGCTGCTCCTCCACCATCTCCGTTCGCATGCACTCCGACCATTTGCTCACCTTGTACGTCCTCTCTGAAGATAACCCTGATCGGGAACGCCGGTGCAATGTTTGCCAGAAAAGCACCGTGGGTATGTGCTATCGATGCGTGCCTTGCGACTTCGCCATGCACCCACTATGCACGCTGATTCAACCACATGCAAGCCGTTCGAGACACGGCAGTGACCACGACGGCGTACTAGGTTTTGCTAAAACTTTGGGAAATATTACTCTAAATGTAGTAGCTGGTGTAATAGGAGTCGAAATTAAGGATGCATTCAATGACGATGAGGATGACGATGATGACGATGACAAACGATCTGAATGATGATGATGAATACGACAAACAACCTAGAGAATGATGATGACGATAACATTGATGACAACATGGATAATATATAGTTGGATTGGAAAAATAAGATATATTAAAACATAGTATGGTTCAAGATATTAGGGATGCATGTATGTATAATTATTATGAATATTCTTAAATGCCGGTGATATTATAATAGCATGGAAGCACACTCATGGATGTATGTATGTATAATTATTATGAATACTCTTAAATGCTGATCATATTATAATGATTCGGTGGTAAGGTGACATGCCACGCGGAAGGTTAAAATTAAGACGGTCAATATCTTCATACCATCGTCTGACCGTACAGCACACTCGTCCGGTCGGATTGAGGGATGGTCGATCCAACGTCATCATAGCTCGGCCTAACACCGAACTTCCGACGCTCAAAGACTATTGGCAAAGCATGCGCCGAGTGACAGGGCATGTGCCGAGCGGACACCCCGTTCGGTCGAAGATCAGACAACCAGCAGAGCGGAAGCACGACCAAGTAGGCGATATCCGAGCATGGGGCAGTGGCCGAGCGGTTATCTCGCTGGATCGACCAGCGGAACTGGGACAGTGGGAGTCTGGCCTAGCGGCTGTGAATAGAACAGCTAGCCTAGACAGGGGAagtggccgagcggccatcccgctcagCCCCAACGTCAACTTCACAAACGGAGGGTGGTCGAGCGGCCCACTCGCTCGGTCCACTAGCATACAAACAAAGGATCGACCGCTATCCTCTTAGAGACTCGTGTCATTGACAAGCGGCGTGGTTGGtgacatggtcagacagagaatcgtacgacggaagcttccactatcctGTCAGGATATGTTTGGATTATTTAGGTATGACGTCAAAGCTATTTTTTCTGACATGTCTCTTCAGAagatgctttgagaagcgtgcacacatCGAGAAACGTGCACGCGCGCTTACAaggtcctatataaggagcccCAAGCTTCATCGGAGGTATGAAATATTTTTACTGTAGCTACTGTTACGCTGCTTCTTACTTCGCTCAGCACTGACGTCTTGTGGTTGCAGGTCCACGTCACTCGGAGGTCCGCACAgggtcaacaggagcgccacgtACCTAGTGTCcatcgcctcgactctcggacaggatcaaatttggcgccgtctgtgggaacacacctgcatccgagccaagaagatggaagaagctggacgactgcacaccgtgacgctcactcaagaggagttTGACGTGCTCATCCAGGCACGAACAACAAAAATAGTAGAGCAGCAGCAGCAAAGAACGCTAGCTGATCGGCTGGGCCAGCAAGTGACATCGGCTTCAGGAGGCCGAGCGATGCATGAAGACTGACCGAAGTAGCTCTCCATCTGGGGGCAGAACAAAATGTCGATTGGTACTCACGGGGAGACTCCACCTGCGCATATTCCATTCCACCGGGCATTGTTTCAAACGCCCTAAGAGATTACTCAGGTCAATCAAGAAAGAGGCTCTTCTTCAGATGAAGCGCCGTTCGGGACGCAAGAAAAGGTAAAGCGCCCCAAGCTGATTCATCTCACGAGTGGATCAACCGCCAGTTCTCCGAGGCAATACTGCAAGATCCACTGCCAAGGCACTACGCTCCCTtggcgatcggagagtacaatTGGTCGATCAACCTGGATGACCACTTGGGAAAGTTCGACAACgctgctactctccatcaatatacagatggagtgaagtatCGTGTCTTCCTCACTACGCTCTCCGGCTCGACTCAACATTGGTTTAAAAGGTTGTCGAACGGATCAATACGAACCTTCAAAGAGTTTCGAACGACATTCTTACACCACTTCGTGAGCAGCATATGctatcagaagacaagcgtcaatttgttctccatgaagcagggCCCCAGGGAGGCCCTCCGAGCacacatccagcgcttcaaccaggtagcaaTGGATATTCCCTCAgtctcatctgagaccatgatgaatgtgttcacgcaagggctcgtggatggggatttcttctggccactcatcagaaagccgccccgagactatgaccatatgctgaagaaggccaacgaatatataaacgtggaagaagcccaagcggtGAAAAGGAAAGAAACGCTAGCCGAACCATCGGTGTCAACCGAAAGAAGGCTGTCGATCAGCCATCAGCCGCCAAGAGGACCCTGAGCCGAGGGAGCACGACCACACTAGGAGGTAAGGTCACACGCCGTCCAATATGTGGCCTCCATACAGCCAAAACCAAAAGGAAAGGTATGGACGGTCATGTTCTGTTTCTTCCACCAGTCAGCAACCCATAACACCCGCGATTGTCGCGGATTTGCCGCGGCAGCCCAACCGGCGCCCAAGAGCTATCGCCGCCGATCTCCCTCTCCCGATCGACGGCATGGACATCGAGCAGCCGAACGACGGGATGATGGGCGAAGATCGCCACAACAACATCAACAGAGGCAAAGTGCCAACCCGACCCGAGCCTCCCGCGAACAACATCATCAGTCCACACGGGAAGAGGAGAACCGGAGCAATGCCGCATGGGGGGAGATAAACATCATCATTGGCGGACCAACCAgcggtgactccaaccgagccaaaaAGTCATATGCATGGCGGCTAGAGATTCACGTTGTCGGCTGCAGCAGGGAGcaggcgagcgggcccgaaatcagcttcggaccCAAAGATCTCAAGGGAGTTGAAGTTCCTCAtgatgacaccctcatcatccgagcggtaattgtcAACTACACAATTCACTAAATCTtcgttgacacaggcagctcggtgaatataattttcaaaaaggcgTTTGACTAACTCCAAATAGATCGAAGCAAACTGTTGCCTATGACAACCCCGCTATACGGGTTCACTGACAACAAAGTTTTGCCAATCGGCCAGACCAGGTTGGCCATATCGCTCGGAGAGGAGTCACTCAGAAGGATGAGGACCGTAAACTTCATCGTCGTAGATGCTCCCTCGggatacaacgtcatcctgggccgACTGACTCTCAATGAGTTTCGAGCGATAGTCTCCACCTactgctagaagatcaagttctcaGTAGAAGACCGGGTGGGAGAAGTCAAAGGGAACCAGTTGGCCGCTCGTCgttgctatgtcgagatggtcaagaccgaggcgAAGTCTGCTTGAAAAACACCCCAGCTGGAGGTAAGCACCATAACCGAAAAGACCCCTACTTTggtttacaaagagaaggaggaggtacagatccacctGAGCTGAGCGGAAGCTACTACCTTCATAGCTGCTGATCTGGAAGCCGAGCAGAAAGCCAAGTTGATcacatgtctccagcagaacCACGATGTCTTCGCGTGGTCGCCACACGCGCGAGTTGCCCGGGATTTCACCGATCACACTGCATGAACTTCACGTCAGACCAGACGTTTGGCCAATGAAGtaaaggaaaagggatttcagcgccgaacagaatctGATCATCTGGGCGGAAATTGAGAAGTTGTTGGAGGGCGGCCACATtcgggaggttcaattcccgagctgacTTGCTAATGTAGTGTTGGTCTCTAAATCAGGTAATAAGtggcgggtctgcatcgacttcagagatctaAACAAGGCATGCTCAAAGGACTTCTACCCCTTGTCCCGAATTGaccagatggtagactccactaccgggtgcgagttgatatgcatactGGACGCGtaccaggggtatcatcaagtaccgctcgctcgggaagatcaggagaaggtcagtttcatcacaGCTGATGGAacctactgttggaaccccaaggtgttttgatatgatcaaacaagttaagttaggtcttgctttgtttaacccttgtgtctaagtgtgcaggagcttaggaacacaggaagtcgagtggaagacgcggctaacgagaaggacggcacggggagagagtcgacgggctcggtgcgtccgagggacgaggtgaccgcggaagagtacaccggtggacgagaagaacatgtgcagtgttcgagggacgagaaaccgggaaggaaggctgctcgaggaaaaggccggaacttgggttcgggtgagccctattccggatggccgagatcacccaagctagcggagccggagtgaacaagacccggaccgagacgagctgaaccggagatgaaaaagtcaacgttgttgattttgggctccggggcgcccggagcagtccggggcgcccggaacccttccgggtgcccaaacctggattttgaccaggatcgcgccaaacgcgatctgatcgttgggggataaaattttatccccctagggtgTCCGGAACCCATTCGGGACGCCCCgactagtgctataaatatagcactgatctgcacagtcaaatcaacgaacttgtaattcatttctttctgtgctttctattcttttactgtcaacgctgtaagaggatACTCCGCCcataggagaatcagatagtgcgccatcttttccttggattagcaatcctctgattgcaaaccaagtaaaccctcttgtgtctgatcttttaatttagtctcttctattttttattacaagtgtctgttaattagttgaatatccgagaaaggtttttgatttaagtttttgtagggcaattcacccctcccctcttaccggcctccaaagggaccaacaagtggtatcagagcaaggcgcttcaagaGGATTAACTGTCGATCGAAGCAGCaagatggccagaccaagcattgttccaccaaaattcgagggggacttcgcagactggaagcgacgtatggaggtattcctaagaactgattttgaaattcggtttattatgaagtatggttttgtagctccgatgaatcaagatagagaagaaaaagaagaaagtcattggacaaagaaggagcagaatgagtctgtagcgaaCAGCCGTGCAGAATATCatctgctgagcgtgttaccacctcaagaggtcaaccgtatcagaagctattcatctgctaaagaatgttggtgcgggaagcatccgacgatcgaacttgtgttttgataatgacaaaggattcaaagttaaggtgttttgttttctaacaagtctacttgaggatttcaggaaagtcctagctgcagttaggcaaagggaaaaaccctagggagtggtaactctagctcatagggggtggtaaccctatgcggaaagtcttggtaggtcgatgtcttcaggcaaaagtcctagggggtggtaaccctaggtggaaagtcctggtgtcgcgaaccaggtgaaagactggactggccgggaagcggatgtccagcagaaagtccggaagcatcgagtgctgagcaaaagtccagtcgatctggaggatcgactggcaacaggtaaatctcctgagtggagtaggcgaagacgcgttccccgtagagggaacaataggcgtcgggtcgacctagggtttccggtcggaaatccgaagtcagatccggatagtccagagactgtcgaactttcattcatatttatgatattatgtgtgctaactttgtcttgtaggatatgtgtgtagtttgtagactaacacattgtgcagggacaaaagagcaacattagcctcagatgaacagtgtccgaggcgcctccatggagcttggaggcgcctcgggtgcgaaggtgagctggctgtgcgctggagttggaggcgccttaaagggcagtaaaggcgccttggaccgcagcatggaggcgccttgaaggcgccttcagagggataatgcgcgacttgatcagcgcttatcgacgcatgcaacccggggcttggaggcgcctcggacagccttggaggcgcctccagcacccttTATAAGCAGTGTTCGAGCACCTCTTCAAGCACAACTCTCTCTGAATAATCTCTTGCTACGTGCTGCGAACCTgacgatccagaagtgctgcgacGCGATACTAACGACCCGGAACTACACTTCTccatctttagttgtcggtataaagtttatgagTTGCAAATTCCTATACTTGTACaaattatcgtgcttatagttattgcccaccgaaagcgatcaaggatcgcgggccttcgagtaggagtcgatctaggctccgaacgaagtaaatagtttgcctctttgtgtgattgtttttatttccgctgcatttacttgaacggttttacgattccgaaaaacgaaatagccgcgagcgctattcaccccccctctagcgcgtctcgatccaacaattggtatcagagcggggttgttttgaatttgtgcaaccaccattcaaaacgttttttttcgtggtattttgtttcggagtcaattagaaattagctaattagctaaagttctaatttttttttaatcagtgttgctcaaagttggtcaataccacttgagctcgttattttttcctcccgcactactaatccgagacacagtcttggaatagatctttttgtttttgctcatctaggtctaaaatgactcaacgagaaggatatagcactgttcgtcccccactattttccgaagaagacttcggatactgaaaggggcgaatggagatatatctgaagatccaattcaacacctggatgatagtcaagacaggacttcaactaccaactgatacagacggtaagcctacatcctgtgagaactgggaaccagccttcatcaaaaaggtggaagctgacgccaaagctacctgcaccatccagtgcggtcttaccaaggaggaactcaacagagtcggtcccttttcaagcgcaaaggaactctgggagaaactaatcgaacttcacgagggcacctcggaaaccaaggtaagtaagcatgatttattatttaataaattatataatttaaaaatgcaggaaggtgagacggcgagccagctGCACGCACGCATCCAGGACAttcttaactctcttcatgcaattggacagaaagtggaaaatcgggacgtcataaggtatgcattaaattcgtttctaaggagtacattgtgggcatcaatggtagatgcctacaaggtctccaaagacttatcttctttaaagttagacgagttattttctgaatttgaacttcatgaacaaactaatgcacagtcatccgagaagggtattgctttggttgcaggtacgagttgaacacgggaatcaagagtacggcgaaaaatttaattggaatcagaagacgaatccgactcagaagattcagaggatgaactgaccagcgaacttgtgaaccttgtgaagaagctctacaagaagaagaagggcttcaacaagaaagatctgaagaaggcagttcagtccagggaggcccaaccgaactcaaaggtaaaattcgaagtcacttgttacgggtgcaaccagaaggggcatatcaaagccaactgtcccaaccaaaaggaggccaaaaagcaaagaagaaagaaggtcctgaaagcaacctgggacgaatcttcttcagaggacgacaacgatgaacttgatcaaacaagtctactcgcactgatggcccgggaccagatcatcgagagcgagtcagaagccgagtctgagcaaagccacggatccgcatccgtttcagaagggtcAGACTCcaatgtaagtattccaaggcttaataatttagttaattacttacttcgcaaactagctaaatcaaaccttaggattaaatcacttctaaaggaagtagccgtccttaaagaagtgacaaacactaattctttacctaatcaagttcaaactggaaactctactcaagttcaaaaacttgaggaagaaaactctagtttgaaaaattaggtaaaagacttaaaaaatatgttagaatggttttctctgggatccaagaatctggacctaattcttggaactcaaagagccgtctacaacagaactgggctaggatataaaagtaaaaagaaatatagatcttatttgtccttaataaacaaacaaggtagtaaattagtccaagcatgggtccccaagtccaaattgataaatcaagttggacttggccaatactgggttccgaaagatcaaatatactaccttgatagaccatatcgaggctatgatccagggagagctaaaagaaaaacgatcttaaaaatttaaaatttcaaaattcaaaatcaaataaaaatttgaaattaaatcaaaaatttcgaaattaaattctaaattcaaaattcaaaatcaaaaattcgaaattaaattttaaataaaaaattcaaaatcaaaaattcgaaattaaattctaaattaaataaaataaaaatttgaaattaaatcaaaaattcgaaattaaattctaaattcaaaattaaaaattcgaacttaaaattcgaaattctaaattcaaaaatagatggtggatccaaactagctggcacctccaactgaactacccgacagggtaactgaacctaatttatccgaaatgggtaaaacaagagtagattacccggcagggtaattaaggttagttttttttaaaaaaaaaggctgagtttaacttgaaccacagtaccggtgaagtttttggatgatagtacgttagggaaacttgggcatcgcatgtctaggaagatatgacttcgacctggtgcatttggccaagtggaattgaccgaagctacccttaaatggatcctaacaagttagaccaaggattagtattaaattcaatgggtaggactatttggaaaaccgcgaaggcatggttactttaatgagctccgagtgactcaccatagctagggatggcaatggggcggggcgggggcgggtttgccattcccatccccgccccgtttttattttttcgggttcggggattccccgaacccgaacccacgggttcggggattccccatccccgccccatctCCATACTCTATCGGCAGCAACAATGTCAACCTGGAGATAATTTTTGTATGTCTCAAAGAAAAGGTAAGGCTCAAACAATGCATTCCAGCTAGTCTTATTCAGCTCGATTTCCTGCAAGGATGGCAAACAGGGAAATACAGAAGACATGATTCCGAATAATAGCTCAGGTAAATCATGAAATACATACAGACCTCACAGATCTTGTTGCCTATTTGAAGCCAATAGATTAatgttaacactattattaatattttttttaaaaaaaatcatattattatttattaataataataataataatattcagggtgggttcggggatggggatagtattcccatacccgccccaaacccgtcccatccccgaaaaatcggggatccccatccccatttcgggttttccccgcggggccccaaacccgcggggaaaattgccatccctaaccatagcccagaagtttatccaaagaatgcttacttgttgaacccaaagctaaacctgaatctaacacaaagttaaaccagacccttaattttacaataattcatctcacaacaattataggattccctgattgacaatctagatcaggtgagatgactaagaaattaaaattaaattaattacctttatttcaaaattatttcaaatacaaggagtctacttcaattacgctatctttaaatccattaaaaagaaaccaattcaactacttcatgtgtaggaattggatcaatggatgttggatagtggatgctccagacatatgactggagataagttgaagtttaccaaactcaagtacaagagtctaggatcagttgcattcggcaacaacggtaaacttaaagtaatcggaaaaggtaatattgaactaagttccgattttattattcgaaatgttttattggttgaaaattttaactttaatttactaagtataagtcaattgtgtgacagcggatacctagtcaattttgataaatctggatgtctagttaaaaatattgaaaacccagaaattaaacttaaaggacttaggaaaaataacatctacacaattgacttatcaatatcctcaataaagtgtctcctgacacaacaagaggaaacccaactgtggcacagaaggctgggtcacactcacactagactcatttaaaaaatgagtcaaaatggtttgGTTAGAGATTtgctcaaattaaaatttattgaaaactcaatctgtgatgcatgtcaaaaaggaaaacaaacaaagtcaacccacaagtcaaccaacctagaaagatccaacaccatacttgagctccttcaccttgatctatttgattcacatggagccaaatcactaagcaagaaccaatattgcttagtaataattgatgactactctaggtacacttgggtaaaatttctaaaaacaaaagatgaaacctatgaaatatttagtaatttttgcaacttaacggaaaatgaaaaagatactaaaatcaaaagaata includes these proteins:
- the LOC122053598 gene encoding uncharacterized protein LOC122053598, with protein sequence MANEDRMNHYLHPDHHLVHVHMESDFLCSGCKVEGHGVRYRCHECDFNLHEHCARCSSTISVRMHSDHLLTLYVLSEDNPDRERRCNVCQKSTVGMCYRCVPCDFAMHPLCTLIQPHASRSRHGSDHDGVLGFAKTLGNITLNVVAGVIGVEIKDAFNDDEDDDDDDDKRSE